In Paludibaculum fermentans, the genomic stretch TGCCAACAACCCGGGGTATGCCATCGCGTCGGGTGGTCCCGGAAATCCGGTGAAGATCACAGGCGTGTTTGTCCCTGCCTTGACGCCACCGGTCCAGCCGGGTACGGCGCGCTACTTCAACTCGACCCTGGCACACGAGTTATTCCACGCATGCAATGTCTATCACCACGGTGACGGAGGTGACCGTGATGTGACCTGGCGCCGTGTGCCCGGCACCGACACCGTCCTGGAGAAAGCCGGCGGCAACGAACAGCAGGTCTCGATCCTGCGCGAGGACGGCACCCTGATCAACTCACTGATGCCCGAGGCGCCGCTTGCAGTGACGCTGGGCATGAAGGACGGCCCGCACTGCGGCGAGGACGATTGCGTGATGCGCTACGACGTGTCGGGCGGGTACATCGCGGACACGGATCCCACGCTGCGCTATCGCGTGCAGGAGGCAACCGGCATGAAGTTGTGTTCCTCCGGCGCGGGCACGGGCGTCAACGATGCCAACCGCACGCCGCAGTCGAGATATGGCCCCGCTGCCGCCGGGCGCGGGACCTGCAGCAGCCAGATTCTCGTGAATGACGCCGTCAAGGCCCCCGAAAGGTAGACCAACATGAAGATGCTGATTTTGTCCGCGGCCTTGACCGCCTGCGCGCTGGCACAGCCCCCGGCACGCCCGCTGATTGGAGTGACGGTGAATGGAGGTGCCCAGGCGCGCATCGATCCCGGCTGGCCGGTGGTGGTTTCGGTCTCGATGGCCGCTGGAGACGAACCGGTCAAGCTGGGCCTGAAGGAAGGCTCCTGGCTGGAGGCGGTCAGCGTGATTCTGGAGTCGCCCGATGGCACTTCGCCGGCTCTGACAAGATCGGCTCGTGTTCAGCCGGATTCAGTGGAACTGCAGGATCTGGACATGGTCACCGCCGAGTTCGTGCTCAGCCCTGAGGTGACGAGCCAACTCGCGCTCGGCGCCTATCGGGTGCGCGCAGTCTACGATCCGCAGGAGCAACAGGCCGAGGGCGCCTGGGCTGAGCAGATCGCCTCGGGCTCCGCCAGCTTTGAGATCAGCCAGGACCCGCCGCAGGACGAGGCGGCGCACCAGGCGGCCAGGCTGCTGATCCTCTCGAACTGGAGTGAGATCCAGGGCGATGCGGAGCAGGCAATGGCGTGGGTGGACGAGTTGCTCACCGCCCAGCCGTCACACTACACGGCAAAGGTGAGGAAGGCGGAGTTGCTGGAGTCGGCAGGCCGATTCACAGAGGCACTCAGCCTGCTGGATGACGTGGAGGTTCAGCTACGCGCCAATTTCCCCGACGCCACCCATCCGCCCACGCTAATTCACAAGCGCCAGGCGGACCTGCTGGAGAAGATCCTGGGCGGAGAGAACCAGGCGGAGCGGGCCAA encodes the following:
- a CDS encoding tetratricopeptide repeat protein, whose translation is MKMLILSAALTACALAQPPARPLIGVTVNGGAQARIDPGWPVVVSVSMAAGDEPVKLGLKEGSWLEAVSVILESPDGTSPALTRSARVQPDSVELQDLDMVTAEFVLSPEVTSQLALGAYRVRAVYDPQEQQAEGAWAEQIASGSASFEISQDPPQDEAAHQAARLLILSNWSEIQGDAEQAMAWVDELLTAQPSHYTAKVRKAELLESAGRFTEALSLLDDVEVQLRANFPDATHPPTLIHKRQADLLEKILGGENQAERAKPAPGRI